A stretch of DNA from Candidatus Hydrogenedentota bacterium:
GCGCTACTCTACTTCGGGCGGCAAAGTGAAGTGTACGTCCTCTTCTACCAAGATGCGTTCTTCCACAACACAATCGCGTAGGTTGCGCAATTGATCAATGACCCCTTCCACGAGATACTCCGGCGCAGAGGCTCCGGATGTCAGAAGCACTGTAGCCGCGCTGTCCAACCATACAGCATCTATCCCTTCCGCATCGGGGATCAGATGAGCCGGTTTCCCCAGTTTCAGCGCAATGTCTCTCAATCGACAGGAATTTGCACTTTCCGGATCGCCCACCACAAGCACTAAATCCGATTCCGGGACGAGAGCCATGATCGCCATCTGACGGTTACTCGTGGCATAACAAATATCCGGCTTGCGCGGTGACGCAATGTTTGGAAAACGAAGGCGCAAAGCGGCAACAACTCCCGTACAATCGGCGATGCTCAGCGTAGTCTGGGTGATATAGGCGACTTTGTCCGGATTCTCAACGCGCAGAGATTTGACATCTTCTTCCGTCCGAACCAGATGGATATGATCAGGTGCCCAGCCCAGCGCGCCCAAGGTCTCATCATGCCCGGCATC
This window harbors:
- the ispH gene encoding 4-hydroxy-3-methylbut-2-enyl diphosphate reductase; this translates as MKSTKPSLRILLAKPRGFCAGVDRAIKIVERTLEKHQPPVYVLKHIVHNAHVVEELRKKGAVFVQAIRDVPEGAVLLFSAHGVSPACWDEARSRNLHIIDATCPLVAKVHKEICRYAEQGYTILYIGDAGHDETLGALGWAPDHIHLVRTEEDVKSLRVENPDKVAYITQTTLSIADCTGVVAALRLRFPNIASPRKPDICYATSNRQMAIMALVPESDLVLVVGDPESANSCRLRDIALKLGKPAHLIPDAEGIDAVWLDSAATVLLTSGASAPEYLVEGVIDQLRNLRDCVVEERILVEEDVHFTLPPEVE